GAAACAAACACCAACGGAATTGAGCGTAAATCCTCGTGCTCTTTTAAAAGTTTGGCGAGTTCGAAGCCATTAATCCAAGGTAAACCTATATCTAAGATAATGAGGTCAATCGGAGAGTCATCAAGAACCGTCGAAAGCTGAGTTCCATCAGCGGCGGTTTTAACGATGTATCCTTCACTCATAAAGATCCGCTTCATCGCCTGGCGCATGGTCTCATCATCTTCGATGATCAGCAGACACTTGTGCTCGTTTTTGTTTTTGAGTTTTCTAAACTCATCAAGACTCACAACACTTTCGCTCGTGAGTCTTTCCTTGGTGAGCTTTTCGATCTTATCGACAAGGTCTTTGGTGCTGATGCTTTTCTTCTTCAAAAAAAATCCTTTTTTAGTGGCCGTGAGCTTCTAACCATTTTTCACAATCCATGGCCGCCATGCAACCAGTTCCTGCAGCAGTAATGGCTTGACGGTATATAGGGTCCGCTACGTCTCCGGCAGCAAATACACCTTCGACTGAAGTCGCGGTATTGACGATCTCGGTCGTGAGATAGCCCACATCATTCATCTTCAACTTGCCCTTAAAAAGATCAGTATTCGGTTTATGGCCGATGGCAACGAAGACCCCTTGCGTTTTAAGTTCGGTCTCTTGGTTCGTCTTGAGGTTGCGAATCTTGATGCCGGTCACGCTTTTCTCATCACCCTTCACTTCGATCATTTCAGAGTCCCAGATCACTTCGATCTTAGGATTCGCCATGGCTTTATCGGCCATGATTTTCGAGGCGCGGAAACTATCGCGACGATGAACAATGGTCACTTTGCTGGCGAAACGGGTTAAAAAGTTGGCCTCTTCCATCGCGGTATCACCGCCACCGATGACCACGACCTCTTGATTTCTAAAAAATGCACCGTCACAG
The DNA window shown above is from Bdellovibrionales bacterium and carries:
- the trxB gene encoding thioredoxin-disulfide reductase: MSNVENLIIIGSGPAGLTAAIYASRALLNPLMIEGEEVGGQLMTTTEVENFPGFAKGIMGPELMVEMKGQAERFGTRFISRNVTKVDFSQRPFKVWIGEECHQAKSIIISTGASAKYLGLETERKYLGRGVSACATCDGAFFRNQEVVVIGGGDTAMEEANFLTRFASKVTIVHRRDSFRASKIMADKAMANPKIEVIWDSEMIEVKGDEKSVTGIKIRNLKTNQETELKTQGVFVAIGHKPNTDLFKGKLKMNDVGYLTTEIVNTATSVEGVFAAGDVADPIYRQAITAAGTGCMAAMDCEKWLEAHGH
- a CDS encoding response regulator; the protein is MKKKSISTKDLVDKIEKLTKERLTSESVVSLDEFRKLKNKNEHKCLLIIEDDETMRQAMKRIFMSEGYIVKTAADGTQLSTVLDDSPIDLIILDIGLPWINGFELAKLLKEHEDLRSIPLVFVSGKTSELDIKRGFEVGADEYIKKPFDVDQIKKVVAKLLES